In Dehalobacter sp., the following proteins share a genomic window:
- a CDS encoding PfkB family carbohydrate kinase — protein MSLSIYGEIARDILVYPNSIINRRWGGAGLYASIAASKQGLNPTFLTLYGPELQNEYSLSYWKAMGISFDCARYIENYNHPKYLVTGFEKYQHKISRPMTTVKTGYDYRPIIPSGTKGLLIFPIDHTLPKYLCVDGKKDGIIIFLDPKPNEHSISEAKELLQYCDVLLVNEDEIKLLSESSNLNEAIDKVIATGIEYIVVKRGNRGCIIVKNDGSSFTIPTFSSNVVCTLGSGDVFGGALASTFLRTSDIRYSAIIASCVAANFIEKIDTEAIISREDVEVDIKTRKVIEMPEAINKTIYLAGPFFSEQELSWVNKICNVLESSGFTVLSPSRENGILKKNASPEDKVRIFKADIELIQKSDIVVALLDHDDPGTCFEIGYSYSKGFFTVGLNTSNRILNNMILNGCNVICNSINDLVGEIYDCLK, from the coding sequence TTGAGTTTGTCTATATATGGTGAAATTGCAAGGGATATATTAGTTTATCCGAACTCAATAATAAATAGAAGGTGGGGAGGTGCCGGGCTTTATGCTTCAATAGCTGCATCAAAGCAAGGTTTAAACCCTACCTTTTTAACGTTATATGGGCCGGAACTCCAAAATGAATATTCTCTTAGTTATTGGAAAGCAATGGGTATCTCTTTTGATTGTGCAAGATATATTGAAAATTATAACCATCCAAAATACCTTGTTACTGGTTTTGAAAAATATCAGCATAAAATAAGCAGGCCCATGACTACAGTAAAAACTGGGTACGACTACAGACCAATAATTCCAAGCGGAACAAAAGGGTTATTAATATTCCCAATAGACCATACACTACCTAAGTACTTGTGTGTAGATGGTAAAAAAGACGGTATCATAATATTTCTTGATCCTAAGCCAAATGAACACTCTATTAGTGAGGCAAAAGAATTATTACAATATTGTGATGTATTGTTAGTTAATGAGGATGAAATAAAACTATTATCAGAAAGTAGTAATCTTAACGAAGCCATTGATAAAGTTATTGCAACTGGTATTGAATATATTGTTGTAAAGAGAGGAAATAGAGGTTGTATAATTGTGAAAAATGATGGTTCTTCTTTTACCATACCTACATTCAGCAGTAATGTTGTTTGTACTCTTGGTTCAGGTGATGTATTTGGAGGGGCATTAGCATCTACGTTTCTTAGAACTAGTGATATTAGATATAGTGCAATTATCGCTTCATGTGTCGCAGCGAATTTTATTGAGAAAATAGATACAGAAGCTATTATAAGTCGAGAAGATGTAGAGGTAGACATAAAGACTAGAAAAGTAATTGAAATGCCCGAAGCAATTAATAAAACTATTTATCTGGCTGGGCCATTTTTCAGTGAACAAGAGTTATCCTGGGTAAATAAGATTTGCAATGTTCTTGAAAGTTCTGGATTTACGGTATTATCACCCTCAAGAGAGAATGGAATACTAAAGAAAAATGCTTCACCAGAAGATAAGGTAAGAATATTTAAGGCAGATATTGAATTAATTCAGAAATCAGATATTGTTGTGGCATTATTAGATCATGATGATCCTGGAACATGTTTTGAAATTGGATATTCCTATTCCAAGGGTTTTTTTACAGTAGGTTTAAATACTTCAAATAGAATACTAAACAATATGATACTAAATGGATGTAATGTAATATGTAATTCCATAAATGATCTTGTTGGTGAAATATATGATTGCCTTAAATAA
- a CDS encoding 7-cyano-7-deazaguanine synthase, whose protein sequence is MIALNNRKVVLLYSGGIDSTVLLYWLAKRNFIVYPMFINYGQISFPGEFEAIKVILTSDLFNRLLILDVKKIRDIGTGTLCEDYPSDLSSRKEWFIKEFFPNRNLILIALAATYSYRIKCKNISIGLVGQNSYEDTKESFLNEIKIILGMSLGNYEIIAPFTGQPREKVIQEAVRLRVPIEKTFSCNSMGDKHCNFCTSCLDREIALKYWRELLNDKKNITV, encoded by the coding sequence ATGATTGCCTTAAATAATAGAAAAGTTGTTTTATTGTATTCAGGCGGGATAGACTCCACTGTTCTGCTTTACTGGTTAGCAAAAAGAAATTTCATAGTATACCCCATGTTTATAAATTATGGGCAAATTTCTTTCCCGGGTGAGTTTGAGGCAATAAAAGTAATTCTTACTAGTGATCTTTTTAATAGATTACTCATATTAGATGTAAAAAAAATTAGGGATATAGGAACAGGAACGTTATGTGAGGATTACCCATCAGATTTATCATCCCGGAAAGAATGGTTTATTAAAGAATTTTTCCCTAACCGTAATTTAATATTAATAGCTCTAGCAGCCACATATTCATATAGGATAAAATGCAAAAATATCTCAATAGGTTTAGTTGGGCAAAATTCATACGAAGATACAAAAGAAAGCTTCCTTAATGAGATAAAAATTATATTAGGAATGTCACTAGGTAATTATGAAATTATAGCTCCTTTTACTGGACAACCGAGGGAAAAAGTTATTCAAGAAGCTGTGAGACTGAGAGTTCCCATAGAAAAGACTTTTTCTTGTAACAGTATGGGAGATAAGCATTGCAATTTTTGTACAAGTTGTTTGGATAGGGAAATAGCTCTTAAATATTGGAGAGAGTTACTAAACGATAAAAAAAATATTACTGTTTGA